Proteins encoded by one window of Polyodon spathula isolate WHYD16114869_AA chromosome 16, ASM1765450v1, whole genome shotgun sequence:
- the LOC121328376 gene encoding mitotic spindle assembly checkpoint protein MAD2B produces the protein MTTLTRQDLNFGQVVADILCEFLEVAIHLILYVREVYPSGIFQKRKKYSVPVQMSCHPELNQYIQDTLHCIKPLIVKNDAEKIVLVIMDKGHHPVERFVFEMSQPPLVSISSDTLLSHVEQLLRAFILKISVCDAVLDNNPPGCTFTVLVHTREAATRNMEKIQVIKDFPWIVADEQEVHMQEPRLIPLKTMTSDIVKMQLYVEERAQKAS, from the exons ATGACAACCCTCACGAGACAGGATCTGAATTTTGGGCAAG TTGTCGCTGATATCCTGTGTGAGTTTTTGGAGGTGGCCATTCACCTCATACTCTATGTCAGGGAGGTTTACCCGAGTGGGATTTTCCAGAAGAGAAAGAAATACAGCGTGCCTGTGCAG ATGTCCTGCCACCCTGAACTGAATCAGTACATCCAAGACACTCTCCACTGCATTAAACCGCTGATTGTGAAG aaTGATGCTGAGAAAATAGTCCTTGTCATTATGGACAAAGGGCATCACCCAGTGGAGAGATTtgtgtttgaaatgtcacagCCTCCTCTGGTCTCTATCAG CTCTGACACTTTGCTTTCTCATGTGGAGCAGTTGCTGCGAGCATTCATCCTAAAGATCAGTGTTTGTGATGCCGTTCTAGACAACAACCCCCCTG gctgtacatttacagtactggTTCACACCAGAGAAGCTGCCACTCGCAACATGGAAAAAATTCAGGTCATTAAG GATTTCCCTTGGATTGTTGCTGATGAGCAGGAAGTGCACATGCAGGAGCCCAGACTGATCCCTCTAAAAACCATGACCTCTGACATTGTCAAA atgcagtTGTACGTTGAGGAAAGGGCTCAGAAGGCTTCTTAA
- the LOC121328375 gene encoding coiled-coil domain-containing protein 27-like codes for MKEGISLRMKAFVAQTPPGRPKTACWQFTKSDLVGPVRVKSDRSEDRQGAPQLRGQAGGSSARRTGRVLISSEDRQPRASTSSRSEKKTHLPSIEDTASITNPEDLPEVSRLESLTRAGAWVRNTGPYSNFQSSRTHLLLSQSLGELPNDNSLDRGSTRESEQNKPSTAPRSLQKRPAGNCPWYITLLHEKEQCLLMLGDEINRLSVFEFEAARKDEMIAVLQEKVAGLSNQLSLAKNEEVITAQAALILRLGGEVSRLRKFEAEILSKDQLIEDLREEIESLTLQHHQWESDFVEQETDCLNTRHENMEVESAGNESDCPSQLESQPERSKEELAQELQTIRKDYMISTGTVSSLRRELSFREAELLKARSDQDRLQRELTERVAQLHAMSNKFSSLRDGRKHEDVMSELEKESVIQRKQIAELKREESKRNELLASFKAEIQKLQQELAAERASLTQLQKDRTEIQSKAAALQQSEHQTKVAVEQLQSRFERFRGKIIQAAYIAPGAKLLVNEVSDNEILSTMQKIINDRSEFHQMLIQKGEKVPNLYITETSEKQAKPRSPSRKS; via the exons ATGAAGGAAGGAATCTCTCTGCGGATGAAGGCCTTCGTTGCTCAAACACCCCCTGGGCGGCCCAAGACTGCCTGCTGGCAATTCACAAAGAGTGACCTCGTTGGTCCAGTCCGAGTGAAATCAGACAGGTCAGAGGACAGACAGGGTGCTCCTCAGCTCAGAGGTCAGGCAGGGGGCTCCTCAGCTCGGAGGACAGGCAGGGTGCTCATCAGCTCAGAGGACAGGCAG CCTCGCGCCTCCACGTCTAGTCGAAGTGAGAAGAAGACTCATCTGCCTTCCATTGAGGACACAGCAAGCATTACCAACCCAGAAGACCTCCCCGAAGTCAGCAGATTAGAATCGCTAACCAGGG CAGGTGCCTGGGTGAGAAACACAGGTCCATACAGTAACTTTCAATCAAGCAGGACTCACCTTCTTCTCTCTCAAAGCCTGGGTGAACTCCCAAATGACAACTCCCTGGACAGAGGTTCAACCAGAGAGTCTGAGCAGAACAAACCCAGCACAGCCCCTCGAAGCCTGCAGAAGAGACCAGCTGGGAACTGCCCATGGTACATCACATTACTGCATGAGAAG GAGCAGTGTTTGCTGATGCTCGGGGATGAAATTAACCGACTGTCGGTGTTTGAGTTCGAAGCGGCACGAAAGGATGAGATGATCGCAGTTCTCCAGGAAAAAGTGGCTGGGCTGTCCAATCAGCTGAGCCTGGCCAAGAATGAGGAAGTCATCACTGCTCAG GCAGCACTGATCCTACGCTTGGGGGGTGAAGTCAGTCGTCTCAGGAAGTTTGAAGCTGAGATTCTGAGTAAAGACCAGCTGATAGAAGATCTGAGAGAGGAGATTGAGAGTTTGACTTTGCAGCATCACCAATGGGAATCCGACTTCGTGGAGCAAGAGACCGAT TGCTTGAACACTAGGCATGAGAATATGGAAGTTGAATCTGCTGGAAATGAGAGCGATTGCCCTTCTCAGTTGGAGTCTCAGCCTGAAAGGAGTAAAGAGGAACTAGCACAGGAGCTGCAGACAATAAGAAAGGACTATATGATTTCTACAG GCACAGTGTCTTCCTTAAGGAGGGAACTCTCTTTCCGAGAGGCAGAACTGCTGAAGGCCAGGTCTGATCAAGACAGATTGCAGAGGGAGTTGACGGAGAGGGTGGCACAGCTGCATGCCATGTCTAACAAG ttttccaGCTTAAGAGATGGCAGAAAACATGAAGATGTGATGTCCGAGTTGGAGAAGGAGAGCGTTATACAGAGAAAG CAAATTGCAGAACTGAAGCGGGAGGAATCCAAGAGAAATGAGCTGCTGGCCAGCTTCAAGGCTGAGATCCAGAAGCTGCAGCAGGAGCTGGCAGCAGAGAGGGCCAGCCTCACTCAGCTACAGAAGGACCGCACAGAGATCCAGAGCAAAGCCGCTGCCCTGCAGCAGTCAGAGCACCAGACCAAAGTGGCAGTGGAGCAGCTGCAGTCCAGG TTTGAAAGGTTCAGAGGAAAAATAATTCAGGCTGCCTACATTGCTCCAGGTGCCAAGCTCCTGGTGAATGAAGTCAGTGACAACGAGATACTCAGCACCATGCAG aaaataattaatgaccGCTCTGAGTTTCACCAAATGCTCATACAGAAAGGAGAGAAAGTTCCAAACCTCTATATCACAGAGACATCCGAAAAACAAGCCAAGCCCAGATCACCATCCAGGAAGAGCTGA